Within Actinosynnema pretiosum, the genomic segment CGTCGTCGGGCACCGCTTCGCGCAGGGATTCCACCGCACCACCCCAGGGAAATTCCGGTTCACGCGGAAATCAGCGTGACGCCGGGCACCCTACTGCCCACCCGCCGCTCCCCTGACGCCACACCACCTCCGACCCCCTAACGGACGCGCCCGCTGAACCCCCTGCGCGTGCGTCTCAAAACCATTCGCACCCGATCGGGCGCGGCCTTTGGAGCCGTTGTCTGTTGATCCGTTCGGCCTCCGGGTACGTATCCGACCAAGAAGCGCGTCCCCTGCCACCGACCCCACGAGGAGGTCGCCCGTGATCTACGGAGTCGACGTATCCGCATACCAGCCGGGTTTCGACTTCGCCGCCGCGCGTTCCGAGGGCTTCGACTTCGCCTTCATCAAGGCCACCGAGGGCTCCACCTGGCGTTCACCGAACTACCACGACCAGCTCGCCCGCGCCCGGTCCGCCGGGATGCTCGTCGCCGCGTACCACTACATGCGCGGCGACGACGTGGGCGGGCAGCTCGGGAACGTGCGGGCGGTGGTGGGCACGGACGTGCCGCTGCTGCTCGACATCGAGGACGGCGCGGGCTCGCTCGGGGCCATCCGGGGCTTCGTCGACCAGGCCCGCGCCTCCGGGTACGGGTCGCCGCTGATCTACCTGCCGCAGTGGTACTGGTCGGGCCGCATGGGCTCGCCGGACCTGTCGGGACTGCCCCCGCTGTGGCACTCGCGCTACCCGGACAACGTGGTGCGGCGCAAGGAGCAGTTCGCCCTCGGGGGCGAGTACTGGCCCAGCTTCGGCGGGCTGCGCACCGAGATCGCCCAGTTCACCTCGTCGCTGGCCGTCGCCAACTACCCGAACGGGCGGATCGACGGCAACGCCTACCGGGGCACCCGCCAGGAGCTCCAGGACCTACTCGAAGGGGACAACATGCCCAGTGCGCAGGAGATCGCCTCCGCGGTGGTCAACGAGATCGAGCAGCGGCGGTACGACACCGACGGCGACGGCCAGCCCGACCGGTCGCTGATCAACAACACCATCCAGGGCATGTGGAGCGCGCAGGGCGCCGAGGCGACCGCGCGGCGGGTGGAGGTCAAGCTCGACGCGCACTCGGAGGGGCTCACCGAGGAGGAGGCCAACCTGCTGGCCTCGTTGCGCACCAACAAGGAGGGGCTGAGCGCGCGGCGGCAGGCGCAGGTGCTGCGCAGCCAGCTGCCGCCCGCGGTGCTGGCCGAGCTGGTGGCGCTGGCGCAGGAGCCGAGCAGGCCCGCGCCCCAGCCGCCGGTGACCGAGCCGCCCGTGACCGAGCCCCCGGTGGGGCAGCCGCCCGCGCAGGGACCGACCGCCTAGCGCGGCGGTGCGGCGGGTGGTGGCCGGGCGGCGGTATCCCACCCACCTCGGCGGACCGGGCCCGCGTCCCACGACCGCGTGGGGCGCGGGCCCTCGCTCAGGGCAGGCGCAGGCTCAGAGGCCGGCCGTGTTCAGCAGCCGGTTGGCCGTGCCGCCGGTCGCCCCGTTGGTGATCTTGTTCGGGGTGGCCTTGCTGTTCAGCCAGTCGTGCACCGTCGCCGACGGCGCGTCGCCGTAGGTCGCCTTGTACAGCGCCGCCACGCCCGCCACGTGCGGGGTCGCCATGGAGGTGCCGCTCATCAGGCCGTCGCCGCCGGTGTTGAGCGTGGAGCGGATCGAGGTGCCCGGCGCGTACAGGTCCACGCACGCGCCCGTGCTGGAGAAGGTGGAGCGGGCGTCCGCGCTGTCCGAGGACGCGACGACCGTGGCCGTCTCGACCTTGCGGGGCAGGCGGTCGCAGGAGTTGGCCGCGGTGTTGCCCGCCGAGGTCGCCAGGAACACCCCGGAGGAGATCATGCTGCGGATCGCGGTCTCCAGCGCGGCGGAGGCGGTGAAGTTCCAGGAGGTGTTGGCCACCGCCGGGCGCTGGGCGTTCGCGGTGACCCAGTTGATGGCGTTGACCGCCGCCGTGGTGGTGGAGCTGCCGGAGCAGTTCATCATCTTCACCGCGTGCAGCCGCACCCCCTTGGCGACGCCGTAGGTGGCCGAGCCGACGGTGCCCGCCACGTGCGTGCCGTGGCCGTAGCAGTCGGTGTTGTTGGTGTCGATGGCGTTGTAGTCGAAGGTGGCCCGGCCGCCGAAGTCGGCGTGCGTGGTGGTGATGCCGGTGTCGATGACGTAGGCGTGCACGCCGGCGCCGGTGGAGTTGTAGGTGTAGCTGCTGGACAGCGGCAGGCTGACCTGGTCGATCCGGTCGATGCCGTACGAGGGCGGGTTGGCCTGGGTGGCGTCGAGCAGGTCGGTGACCACCACGTCCTGCTCGACCAGGGCGACGGCCGGGTTGCGGCGCACCTCGGCGAGCTGGTCGGGGCTCAGCGTGGCGGAGAAGCCCCTGACCGCCTCGTTCCACACGTGCTTCGGCGTGATGCCCTCGGCCGCCGACAGGGTGCGGGCCTCGGCGGCGCCGTCCTTGAGCAGGACGACGTAGGAGTCCTTGACGGGCTGGACGGCGCCGCCGGTCTTCGGGGAGACCAGGGCGGCCAGCTGGGGGGCTGCGGTGGCGACACCGGTGGTGGCGGTGGCGGCGACCACCGCGGTGGCGGCGAGGACGGCCAAGGAGGTTCTGGCAGGGCGCACGTTCGCTCCTTCTGACCGCGGCCGGGCCGATCCGAGCAGGGTTTTCGGATCAGACATTTCACCCGGTCGTCGGGTCAACCTCGAGCGTGGAGAGCCGGTTGACCTTGGTCAATACTCGTCAACCACCTGGCCCACGCCATTGGTAGGTGCGTCGCGGAACGTGTTTCCCGACCGGTCCGGAAGGCCGCCGGGAAGTGCCGATCCGATCGCCTCGTCGAGCGCGGAGGCGAATGCGGCGGGATGCGTGAGCGGACCGTGGTGGCCCATTCCGGAAATGGTGCGCGCGGTGGCGCTGCGCAGTTCCGAAGTGGCCGCGCCGAGCGATTCGGCGGACACCACCGGCGAGTTCTGCCCGCGCAGGAGCACGACCGGGCAGGCGACGCGCGCGAGCGCCTCCCGCCACCGGCAGGATGCCGCAGCCCGGTACACCCGCGCCTCGTCCTGTGGCGCACAGCACAGGCGGACGCCGCCGCCGGGTTCGGGGGCGAACCCGGAGTCGACGTAGTCCGCGAGCGCCTGCGGGTGCAGCTCCGACAGGGGCGGTCGGGCCGAGTAGCGGGCGAGGGCGGCGGCCTTCGACGGGAACACCGCGCGGCGCCGCTCGGCCGAGCGCGCGAACGAGTCGTCGGTGTCGCGGGCGGGGTCGCGGACGGGGTCGACCAGGATCGGTTCGTGGCAGACGAGCAGGTCGAACGTGCCGGGCGCGGCGGCCTCGGCCAGCAGCAGGGCGGTGCCGCCGAGGGAGTGGCCGACCCCGATCAGCGGGCCGGGACCGAGCCGGGCGGCGGCGGTGAGCACGTCGTCGGCGAAGACCGACCAGTTGGCGCCGGGCGGCAGCGGGGGCGCGCCGCCGTGCCCGCGCAGGTCCGGAGCGAACGCCCGCAGCGGTGTCCGCACGCGCGTCGCGCACGCCCGCAGCACCAGACCGGTGAACCCCGCCGCGTGGCAGAACAACGCCGTCCGGACGGGCCCGGAGAACTGCCGCCCGGAGGTGAGCTCACGCGGCCCCGGCGGTGTTCCGAGATCGGTCATCCGCATTCTCCCGTGGTCTGCCGATTGGTGGATGGTGCGCCTGTGGCGCCGGCCCTAAGCTCGACCGCGATCAGCGCTGTCCGCTCCGCCGGCGGAATCCCC encodes:
- a CDS encoding alpha/beta fold hydrolase gives rise to the protein MTDLGTPPGPRELTSGRQFSGPVRTALFCHAAGFTGLVLRACATRVRTPLRAFAPDLRGHGGAPPLPPGANWSVFADDVLTAAARLGPGPLIGVGHSLGGTALLLAEAAAPGTFDLLVCHEPILVDPVRDPARDTDDSFARSAERRRAVFPSKAAALARYSARPPLSELHPQALADYVDSGFAPEPGGGVRLCCAPQDEARVYRAAASCRWREALARVACPVVLLRGQNSPVVSAESLGAATSELRSATARTISGMGHHGPLTHPAAFASALDEAIGSALPGGLPDRSGNTFRDAPTNGVGQVVDEY
- a CDS encoding S8 family peptidase, which produces MRPARTSLAVLAATAVVAATATTGVATAAPQLAALVSPKTGGAVQPVKDSYVVLLKDGAAEARTLSAAEGITPKHVWNEAVRGFSATLSPDQLAEVRRNPAVALVEQDVVVTDLLDATQANPPSYGIDRIDQVSLPLSSSYTYNSTGAGVHAYVIDTGITTTHADFGGRATFDYNAIDTNNTDCYGHGTHVAGTVGSATYGVAKGVRLHAVKMMNCSGSSTTTAAVNAINWVTANAQRPAVANTSWNFTASAALETAIRSMISSGVFLATSAGNTAANSCDRLPRKVETATVVASSDSADARSTFSSTGACVDLYAPGTSIRSTLNTGGDGLMSGTSMATPHVAGVAALYKATYGDAPSATVHDWLNSKATPNKITNGATGGTANRLLNTAGL
- a CDS encoding glycoside hydrolase family 25 protein, with the translated sequence MIYGVDVSAYQPGFDFAAARSEGFDFAFIKATEGSTWRSPNYHDQLARARSAGMLVAAYHYMRGDDVGGQLGNVRAVVGTDVPLLLDIEDGAGSLGAIRGFVDQARASGYGSPLIYLPQWYWSGRMGSPDLSGLPPLWHSRYPDNVVRRKEQFALGGEYWPSFGGLRTEIAQFTSSLAVANYPNGRIDGNAYRGTRQELQDLLEGDNMPSAQEIASAVVNEIEQRRYDTDGDGQPDRSLINNTIQGMWSAQGAEATARRVEVKLDAHSEGLTEEEANLLASLRTNKEGLSARRQAQVLRSQLPPAVLAELVALAQEPSRPAPQPPVTEPPVTEPPVGQPPAQGPTA